One genomic window of Sporocytophaga myxococcoides DSM 11118 includes the following:
- a CDS encoding RidA family protein — translation MAKIIINSQSAPAPIGPYSQAVKAGNTLYISGQIALIPETGSMDNKSIQEETHRVMKNLGEILKAAGLNYSNVVKSTIFVKDLNNFVAVNQVYGEYFTSEPPARETVEVSRLPKDANVEISCIAVAE, via the coding sequence ATGGCTAAAATAATAATCAACAGTCAATCAGCGCCTGCCCCGATAGGCCCTTACAGCCAGGCAGTTAAAGCCGGCAACACCTTGTACATTTCCGGACAAATTGCTTTGATACCTGAAACAGGATCAATGGATAATAAGTCTATTCAGGAAGAAACTCACAGAGTAATGAAAAATCTTGGTGAAATTTTAAAGGCTGCAGGACTGAATTACTCCAACGTTGTTAAAAGCACCATCTTCGTAAAGGATTTGAATAATTTCGTAGCTGTTAACCAGGTTTACGGAGAATATTTTACTTCAGAGCCTCCGGCAAGAGAAACTGTTGAAGTGAGCCGATTGCCAAAAGATGCTAATGTTGAGATTTCCTGCATTGCTGTAGCAGAATAG
- the gltX gene encoding glutamate--tRNA ligase, translating into MEREVRVRFAPSPTGALHIGGVRTALYNYLFAKKNNGKMLLRIEDTDQNRFVPGAEEYILQALDWIGIKLDEGIREGGPNGPYRQSERKAMYMQYALKLVEEGNAYYAFDTSEELDAMRERLKAAKVASPQYNAITRATMKNSLTLPEDEVKKRLASGDPYVIRLKVPRKEEVRLNDMIRGWVMVHSSSLDDKVLMKSDGMPTYHLANIVDDHLMGITHVIRGEEWLPSAPIHVLLYKFLGWEATMPQFAHLPLLLKPDGNGKLSKRDAEKHGFPIFPLNWEFANPEDGKTEKIIGFREEGYLPEAVVNFLALLGWNPGTQQELFTMDELIQAFSPERIGKSGTKFDINKAKWFNQQYLKAKTSDELSGYLTEQLNAKGIKFDASKISKIIELLKERVTFPKDFWEEGRFFFSKPEHYDTAVVNSKWTNEAVNIIVEFKDELKKESEVSADRAKDLLNQVLEKNGVKIGKMLQALRLAITGAGSGPDLMQIIEVLGAKETVSRIDSALQVLSEHVKA; encoded by the coding sequence ATGGAAAGAGAAGTCAGGGTGAGATTTGCTCCAAGCCCAACCGGAGCACTGCATATTGGTGGTGTCAGAACAGCATTATACAATTATCTTTTTGCTAAAAAGAATAATGGGAAAATGTTGCTCAGAATAGAAGATACTGACCAAAATCGCTTTGTGCCGGGTGCAGAAGAGTATATTCTGCAGGCATTGGATTGGATTGGAATCAAGCTTGATGAAGGTATCAGAGAGGGAGGCCCTAATGGACCATATCGTCAGTCGGAAAGAAAGGCTATGTACATGCAGTATGCGTTGAAGCTTGTGGAAGAAGGCAATGCATACTACGCATTTGATACGTCGGAAGAGCTGGATGCTATGCGTGAAAGGTTGAAAGCAGCGAAAGTTGCTTCTCCTCAGTATAATGCCATTACCAGAGCCACAATGAAAAATTCGCTGACTCTTCCTGAAGATGAGGTGAAGAAGAGATTGGCTTCCGGAGATCCTTATGTTATTCGTTTAAAAGTTCCCAGAAAAGAGGAAGTTCGTCTTAATGACATGATCAGGGGCTGGGTAATGGTCCACTCATCTTCTCTTGATGATAAGGTTCTTATGAAGTCGGATGGCATGCCTACTTACCACTTGGCCAATATCGTAGACGACCATTTAATGGGTATTACCCATGTAATTCGTGGTGAAGAATGGTTGCCAAGCGCCCCAATTCACGTGCTTTTATATAAGTTCCTTGGCTGGGAGGCAACTATGCCACAGTTTGCACACCTTCCACTTTTGTTAAAACCAGATGGTAATGGAAAGCTTAGCAAAAGAGATGCAGAAAAACATGGTTTTCCAATATTCCCTCTAAACTGGGAGTTTGCAAATCCTGAAGATGGGAAAACTGAAAAAATTATAGGTTTCAGAGAGGAAGGTTATTTACCAGAGGCAGTAGTTAATTTTCTTGCTTTATTAGGCTGGAACCCTGGTACGCAACAGGAGTTGTTTACCATGGATGAATTGATACAGGCTTTTAGCCCGGAAAGAATCGGTAAGTCTGGAACCAAATTCGATATCAATAAAGCGAAATGGTTCAATCAACAATATCTTAAGGCAAAAACTTCTGATGAATTGTCTGGCTATCTTACAGAACAATTAAATGCAAAGGGAATAAAGTTTGACGCTTCCAAAATTTCTAAGATTATTGAGTTGTTAAAAGAGCGTGTAACCTTCCCTAAAGACTTCTGGGAAGAGGGTCGTTTCTTCTTCAGCAAGCCTGAACATTATGACACGGCAGTTGTTAATTCTAAGTGGACCAACGAGGCTGTGAACATCATTGTTGAGTTTAAGGACGAACTGAAAAAAGAGTCTGAAGTAAGTGCTGATCGTGCAAAAGATTTGCTCAACCAGGTACTTGAGAAAAACGGAGTCAAGATTGGCAAAATGCTACAGGCACTAAGATTAGCTATTACAGGAGCGGGTTCCGGTCCTGACCTGATGCAGATTATAGAAGTATTAGGAGCTAAAGAGACAGTTAGTCGTATAGATTCAGCTTTGCAGGTTCTCAGCGAACATGTAAAAGCTTAA
- a CDS encoding ArnT family glycosyltransferase, with protein sequence MYLRYLPYYFIIALAGAVLFLPFLGSVHLFDWDEINFAESSREMITSGDYFRVQINYQPFWEKPPLFFWLQAASMHLFGFNEFAARFPNAIIGIITLLAIFKIGSKEFDLKFGLFWVMFYAGSFLPHFYFKSGIIDPLFNLCIFLGIYFLSLVASEDYQKSRKRSVEILLAGIFIGLGVLTKGPVAMLIALLASISFMVVRRKLGVFKFTEIAVFFFTAGLVAFLWFGLEIAKNGLWFLEEFIVYQIRLFKTQDAGHGGPFYYHFIILLLGCFPASLFVYKSFGKVYTDTHRQKDLKLWITISLLVVLILFSIVKTKIVHYSSFCYFPITFLAAYALYKIDTKKLRLKKYFNISFGVIGITVSLALILLPLFYKYKDKLPLDKLFPDRFARANMDAVVHWSGLESLAGVFYLIAVIVALVLITRNKVTSAAILICCSTMVVIELAMALIVPKVEKYSQAAAIEFFESLQGKDVYVEVVGYKSYAQYFYSQRKPGYNNGKPVDLNTLLTGNIDKPAYFITKVGREADLEKTPGVEKIGGENGFLFYRRLPK encoded by the coding sequence ATGTATCTGCGTTATCTGCCCTATTACTTTATAATTGCTCTGGCAGGGGCAGTTTTATTTTTACCATTTCTTGGAAGTGTACATTTATTTGATTGGGATGAAATAAACTTTGCAGAGTCTTCTAGGGAAATGATCACGAGCGGTGATTATTTTCGCGTTCAGATTAACTACCAGCCCTTTTGGGAAAAACCTCCCTTATTCTTCTGGTTGCAGGCAGCAAGTATGCATTTGTTTGGGTTCAATGAATTTGCAGCGCGTTTTCCAAATGCCATCATTGGAATTATCACACTCCTGGCAATTTTCAAAATCGGATCAAAAGAGTTCGATTTAAAATTTGGCTTATTCTGGGTAATGTTTTATGCAGGATCGTTTTTGCCGCATTTTTATTTTAAGTCAGGAATTATTGATCCATTATTTAACCTCTGCATATTTCTGGGAATTTACTTTCTCAGCTTAGTAGCTTCCGAAGATTATCAGAAGTCAAGAAAAAGGAGTGTGGAAATTTTATTAGCTGGAATTTTTATCGGACTGGGTGTATTAACCAAAGGTCCGGTAGCAATGCTGATAGCACTTCTGGCTTCGATATCCTTTATGGTAGTGAGGAGAAAGCTTGGAGTTTTCAAGTTCACGGAAATTGCTGTGTTTTTCTTCACTGCTGGACTGGTTGCTTTCCTCTGGTTTGGTTTGGAAATAGCTAAAAATGGTTTATGGTTTCTCGAGGAGTTTATAGTCTACCAGATTCGTTTGTTCAAAACTCAGGATGCTGGTCATGGTGGTCCTTTTTACTACCATTTTATAATACTGTTGTTAGGTTGTTTCCCTGCGTCTTTATTTGTCTATAAGTCATTTGGTAAAGTTTATACTGATACGCACAGGCAAAAGGATTTGAAGTTATGGATAACCATTTCTCTTTTAGTTGTATTGATTTTGTTTTCCATAGTAAAGACCAAAATAGTACACTATTCTTCTTTTTGTTATTTCCCTATTACTTTCTTAGCTGCTTATGCGCTGTATAAAATAGATACTAAAAAGCTACGCTTGAAAAAGTATTTTAATATAAGTTTTGGTGTCATTGGTATTACTGTAAGCCTGGCTTTGATTCTGCTACCCTTGTTTTATAAGTATAAGGATAAATTACCTCTGGATAAATTATTTCCTGATCGCTTTGCCAGAGCTAACATGGATGCTGTTGTTCATTGGTCCGGACTTGAATCTCTTGCCGGAGTCTTTTATCTGATAGCAGTAATTGTGGCGCTTGTACTAATTACAAGGAATAAAGTTACCAGTGCCGCAATACTGATCTGTTGTTCAACCATGGTTGTGATAGAATTGGCCATGGCATTGATAGTACCTAAAGTTGAAAAGTACTCTCAGGCAGCGGCTATTGAATTTTTTGAAAGTCTGCAAGGAAAGGATGTGTATGTCGAAGTAGTAGGATATAAGAGCTATGCTCAGTATTTCTATTCCCAAAGAAAACCAGGGTATAACAATGGTAAACCGGTTGATTTGAATACTTTATTAACGGGCAATATAGACAAGCCAGCTTATTTTATTACTAAAGTTGGACGTGAAGCAGATCTGGAAAAAACTCCAGGAGTAGAAAAAATAGGAGGGGAAAACGGCTTTTTATTTTATCGCCGTTTACCCAAATAA
- a CDS encoding glycosyltransferase family 2 protein, with protein sequence MYNNKKVVVVLPAYNAELTLKKTFDEIPFDIVDEVILVDDASKDQTAKVAREIGIKHVVVHTQNKGYGGNQKTCYDSALKLGADIVIMLHPDYQYTPKLIHAMTSIIGNDLYQVVLGSRILGKGALKGGMPMYKYIANRFLTLSQNLLINQKLSEYHTGYRAFSKTALEAIAYHKNSDDFVFDNQMLSQIFMAGFEIAEVTCPTKYFEEASSINFKRSSIYGLGVLKVSLTHFFHKLGIIKSPIYSK encoded by the coding sequence ATGTACAACAACAAAAAAGTCGTGGTAGTGCTGCCGGCATATAATGCGGAACTTACATTAAAGAAAACTTTTGATGAGATACCTTTTGATATTGTGGATGAAGTTATTCTTGTAGATGACGCAAGTAAAGACCAGACTGCAAAAGTAGCCAGAGAAATAGGGATAAAACACGTGGTAGTTCATACTCAGAATAAGGGTTACGGTGGAAATCAAAAAACCTGCTACGATTCGGCCTTGAAACTTGGCGCTGACATTGTGATAATGCTACATCCTGACTATCAGTACACACCAAAGCTCATTCATGCTATGACAAGCATTATCGGTAACGATTTGTATCAGGTGGTCCTAGGCAGCAGAATTCTTGGGAAAGGTGCTCTTAAAGGAGGAATGCCAATGTATAAATATATTGCCAATAGATTCCTTACCTTGTCTCAGAATTTACTGATCAATCAGAAACTAAGTGAGTACCACACAGGATACAGAGCATTTTCGAAAACAGCACTCGAAGCTATTGCTTACCACAAAAACTCGGACGACTTTGTTTTTGACAATCAAATGCTTTCTCAAATTTTTATGGCAGGCTTTGAAATTGCAGAAGTAACCTGTCCAACAAAATACTTTGAGGAAGCGTCTTCAATCAATTTTAAAAGAAGCTCTATCTATGGATTAGGAGTATTGAAAGTTTCCCTGACTCACTTCTTCCATAAATTGGGAATTATAAAATCTCCCATATATTCAAAGTAA
- a CDS encoding DUF4270 family protein gives MNLLTKKSGLLFLLAALVIFSCKKEPSRIGNSLQPPDIQTDLSFTDSLKAQTSTVLVNDSIVTSRIVTLNILSNSVLTNVYGLVGQSKDPVFGRITSKTFGQLKYNIKGSFSFGDNPVLDSAVFTLLPAGYYGDTLPANQVDQSISVYQLTGSLDTGIVYKATSPEIPYDVSKKLATFNFPANQTVPASISVKLTNEDFAKGIIANGITSDSALLVYCKGVALVAENKDAVVRRFYLFSGSGMKIYYHNDKTYSSVTLNLSYNNPKFYTIEADRSGTPLAGLGNQSYGTEITGNLSYVQAGTGVMTKLSFPGLENFLKEMKDGEQIIINKAEIVIKADQNYKFGYPVNRINLYQTGENGKMLKINNASAAVQANGYYLFGTENPSTANYDYTNNLYKFSIGSYLQAVADKKIVLRPFLVGATETILKYSDYSVENGPLNFYSLDRSVLKNDTSVEADRIKLNIYYTIVK, from the coding sequence ATGAACTTATTAACTAAAAAATCAGGGCTGCTGTTTCTGCTGGCAGCCCTTGTTATTTTTTCCTGTAAAAAAGAACCATCAAGGATAGGAAATAGCTTACAGCCTCCTGATATACAGACAGACTTAAGTTTTACTGATTCATTAAAGGCTCAGACCAGCACGGTTTTAGTCAATGATTCAATAGTTACTTCTAGAATAGTTACTTTGAATATTTTATCGAATTCTGTATTGACTAATGTATATGGTCTGGTCGGACAATCAAAAGATCCGGTTTTTGGGAGGATTACTAGCAAAACTTTTGGACAGCTGAAATATAATATTAAAGGAAGTTTCAGTTTTGGAGACAATCCTGTTTTAGATAGCGCTGTATTTACTTTGCTGCCCGCTGGCTATTACGGAGATACTCTTCCTGCCAATCAGGTAGATCAGTCTATTTCCGTTTACCAATTGACCGGAAGTTTAGACACTGGTATAGTATATAAAGCGACTTCTCCTGAAATTCCATATGATGTAAGTAAAAAACTAGCAACATTTAACTTCCCGGCTAACCAAACAGTGCCTGCATCCATTTCTGTTAAGCTTACAAATGAAGATTTTGCTAAAGGAATAATAGCAAATGGAATTACTTCAGACTCTGCTTTGTTAGTGTACTGCAAAGGAGTTGCCCTGGTTGCGGAAAATAAAGACGCTGTAGTCAGGAGATTTTATTTGTTTTCAGGTAGTGGAATGAAGATTTATTATCATAATGATAAAACCTACTCTTCAGTAACATTAAATTTAAGCTATAATAATCCGAAATTTTATACTATTGAAGCCGACAGGTCAGGAACTCCTTTGGCAGGATTAGGTAATCAAAGTTATGGAACAGAGATTACGGGAAACTTGTCATATGTCCAGGCTGGTACAGGTGTCATGACAAAGCTTTCTTTCCCCGGACTTGAAAATTTCCTGAAAGAAATGAAGGATGGAGAACAAATTATTATTAATAAAGCAGAAATTGTAATAAAGGCTGATCAGAATTATAAATTTGGTTATCCGGTTAATCGAATAAATTTATACCAGACAGGAGAAAACGGTAAGATGTTAAAGATTAACAATGCTTCTGCTGCCGTTCAGGCAAATGGGTATTACCTGTTTGGAACAGAAAATCCTAGTACTGCAAATTATGATTATACGAATAATCTTTACAAGTTTTCTATAGGATCATATTTGCAGGCTGTAGCAGATAAGAAAATAGTATTGAGGCCATTTTTGGTAGGTGCTACAGAGACTATTTTAAAATATAGTGATTACTCAGTTGAAAATGGACCACTAAATTTTTATAGCCTTGATAGATCTGTTTTGAAAAACGATACTTCAGTAGAGGCCGACAGAATAAAATTGAACATATATTATACGATCGTAAAGTAA
- the glmS gene encoding glutamine--fructose-6-phosphate transaminase (isomerizing): protein MCGIVAYVGNKEASPILIKGLKRLEYRGYDSAGIALLNGDLNVYKKKGKVSELEEYLKDQIIDSNIGIGHTRWATHGVPNDVNAHPHFSSKKDLAIIHNGIIENYASLKKDLEQRGHVFLSETDSEVFIHFIEDIRDNNQCSLEEAVRLALTKVVGAYAIVIISKDDPNQLIAARKGSPLVIGLGQGEFFIASDASPIIEYTNEVVYLNDLEIAVIKDGRLNIKTIEDVQTTPYIHRLDLELDQIEKGGYEHFMLKEIFEQPKSIKDCLRGRVISEQGHLALGGIRQYLNKLVNADRIIILGCGTSWHAGLVAEYIFEEFARIPVEVEYASEFRYRNPIIKEGDVVIAISQSGETADTLAAIELAKSKGAIIFGVCNVVGSSIARASHEGAYLHAGPEIGVASTKAFTAQVTVLTMMAIIVGHRRGTIKESLFRQLLVDLENLPAKVEKALKTNDQIKYISSIFKDASNFLYLGRGANFPVALEGALKLKEISYIHAEGYPAAEMKHGPIALIDEEMPVMVIATKDQTYEKIVSNIQEVRARKGKVIAIVTEGDKQIEAMADFVIEVPGTHEFLMPIVSVVPLQLLSYHIAVMRGCNVDQPRNLAKSVTVE, encoded by the coding sequence ATGTGTGGAATTGTTGCTTACGTTGGAAATAAAGAAGCTTCTCCGATTTTAATAAAGGGTCTTAAAAGACTTGAATATAGAGGCTATGATAGCGCAGGTATTGCTCTTTTAAACGGAGATTTAAATGTTTATAAGAAAAAAGGTAAAGTAAGCGAGCTTGAAGAATACCTTAAGGACCAAATAATTGATAGTAATATAGGTATAGGACACACTCGCTGGGCAACTCACGGGGTTCCTAATGATGTGAACGCCCACCCTCACTTTTCTTCCAAAAAAGATCTTGCCATCATTCATAATGGCATCATTGAAAATTATGCATCACTTAAAAAGGATCTTGAACAAAGAGGCCATGTGTTTTTGAGTGAAACAGATTCAGAGGTTTTTATCCATTTTATTGAAGACATCAGAGATAATAATCAGTGTTCTCTTGAAGAGGCAGTGAGGCTTGCTCTTACCAAAGTAGTTGGTGCCTATGCAATCGTCATTATTTCAAAAGATGATCCGAATCAATTGATAGCAGCAAGAAAAGGTAGTCCTTTGGTTATTGGTCTCGGACAAGGGGAATTCTTTATTGCTTCTGATGCATCTCCTATCATTGAATATACTAATGAGGTTGTTTATCTTAATGATCTTGAAATTGCTGTAATTAAAGATGGTCGTTTAAACATAAAGACTATTGAGGATGTTCAGACGACTCCTTATATTCATAGACTTGATCTTGAACTGGACCAGATTGAAAAAGGCGGTTATGAGCATTTTATGCTTAAGGAAATATTCGAGCAGCCTAAGTCTATCAAAGACTGTTTGAGAGGTAGAGTGATTTCTGAACAAGGTCACTTAGCCTTGGGGGGAATAAGACAGTATCTCAATAAACTAGTTAATGCAGACAGAATTATCATTCTTGGATGCGGAACTTCATGGCATGCAGGACTGGTCGCTGAGTATATTTTCGAAGAATTTGCACGCATACCTGTAGAAGTAGAATATGCATCCGAATTCAGATATCGCAATCCTATCATAAAAGAAGGGGATGTTGTAATTGCAATTTCTCAAAGTGGAGAAACTGCTGATACTCTTGCAGCTATTGAACTTGCCAAGTCTAAAGGTGCAATTATATTTGGAGTTTGTAATGTGGTGGGTTCTTCAATTGCGAGAGCTTCTCATGAAGGAGCATATTTGCATGCTGGTCCTGAAATCGGTGTTGCCAGTACAAAAGCATTTACAGCTCAGGTTACAGTGCTTACAATGATGGCTATTATTGTTGGCCATAGAAGAGGTACTATCAAAGAGAGTCTGTTTCGTCAGCTTTTGGTTGATTTGGAGAATCTTCCAGCAAAAGTTGAAAAGGCACTGAAGACTAACGATCAGATCAAATACATCTCATCAATATTTAAAGATGCAAGTAACTTCCTTTATCTTGGAAGAGGGGCTAATTTCCCTGTTGCATTGGAAGGGGCGCTTAAGCTGAAGGAAATTTCATATATTCATGCAGAAGGATATCCCGCTGCAGAAATGAAACATGGCCCTATTGCGCTAATTGATGAAGAAATGCCTGTGATGGTTATTGCTACAAAAGATCAGACTTATGAAAAAATTGTAAGCAATATTCAGGAGGTTCGGGCGAGAAAAGGTAAAGTAATAGCTATTGTAACAGAAGGGGATAAGCAAATTGAGGCTATGGCAGATTTTGTGATTGAAGTTCCTGGAACACATGAGTTTTTGATGCCTATCGTATCTGTAGTTCCGTTACAACTTTTATCCTATCATATTGCAGTAATGAGAGGTTGTAATGTGGATCAGCCAAGAAACCTCGCGAAATCGGTAACTGTAGAATAA
- a CDS encoding phosphatase PAP2 family protein has protein sequence MKNTGYFFFLFLLYLITGAVLLFLFFKGPIEIFVNQFHTPFLDEFFQIITMFGEGILPVCIIIILFFRKIYFGIVASISLIVSTIIVQSLKRTIFSDVLRPKAYLKDVPDLYYIENIEIYSLHSFPSGHSSGAFTLFMVLAYFAKNKFIQVFCFIMAFMVTLSRIYMMQHFFIDTYFGAAIGVLISALVIYYFENHSNLKNKPFANKPIYKLNS, from the coding sequence TTGAAAAATACGGGATATTTCTTTTTCCTGTTTCTACTGTATTTAATAACAGGAGCTGTTCTCTTATTTCTTTTTTTTAAAGGGCCTATCGAGATTTTCGTAAATCAGTTTCATACCCCATTCCTTGACGAATTCTTTCAGATAATAACGATGTTCGGTGAGGGAATTCTTCCAGTCTGCATTATTATAATTCTTTTCTTTAGGAAAATTTATTTTGGAATAGTTGCTAGTATTTCATTAATAGTCAGTACTATTATCGTTCAAAGCCTAAAGCGTACGATTTTCAGTGATGTATTAAGGCCAAAAGCTTATCTGAAGGATGTTCCTGATTTATATTATATAGAAAATATAGAAATATATTCTCTGCATAGCTTTCCTTCCGGCCACTCATCCGGAGCGTTTACCTTATTCATGGTATTAGCTTATTTTGCTAAGAATAAATTCATCCAGGTATTTTGTTTTATCATGGCATTTATGGTAACGCTTTCAAGGATTTATATGATGCAGCATTTCTTTATTGATACGTACTTTGGCGCTGCTATTGGTGTATTAATCTCTGCTTTAGTTATTTATTATTTTGAAAACCACAGCAATCTTAAAAATAAGCCTTTTGCCAATAAACCTATCTATAAGCTAAACTCCTAG